gtatgcccatgggcgacttgtcttggtttcccccttttcccaccagcaacaaacaaacaccataaccaaaaacaatactcacaggtgatgacaaagtgctatggaggtgctttaacaaaagagcggttaagacacaaagcgagagtgaaacacagagacctacagacatggcatttacagagagattacgctagagattgagctagagattgcttcAGAGCAAacatgatggggtttttaaaccatggggaaggaactgtgatagggtaggaaataggaggaggtgtgtcttctgattgatgattgattgttgactgattggggagtgatgattttcacctgtgaggggagaaggagagaaaagaaacacacacacaggataactgtatccgtaacactgactaaatacttttttgccccactgtatatctgacCACCCACATGAGAAACAGCATGGTCGAAGTAAAATTGTACTTCACATTTCCATGTTTGACATTGTGGATTGGTGTACTGAATGGCCCAATTAATTGTTGTGTTTAGGCGATGACTGTCTACTTAGGTTGTCCATTGTTTTGCCTGTtatggtctcttcctctctctccacaggtgtgtgtgtgtgtgatggtagcGTTCGGTGTGTGAGGCCTGTGAGAGGAGACCcactgcctcctccccttcaGGATGTCTGAACCCCAGGTGAGACCAGGATATGATAAACAGATATGGCTGCTTCATGTCGAATATAGAGATACACTGTACCACTTATCATTGAGCTGGTTTATTGCTGAGCTGGGGTCAATATCAATTCCTCATTGCTTTTCATCCTGATAACCACTCCTGTCCCTCAGACACCAACATGGCCACAGGGCACAGAGTGTGTGGCCAAATACAACTTTAAGGGCACCACAGAGCAGGACCTGCCCTTCAACAAAGGAGATGTCTTAACCATAATCGTGGTGACTAAGGTAAAggtacctaactctctctctggaGAGGGAGACGAGAAACAGGCCAAACGCTCCAATGATTTACAGTTTGTGTCTACttggtataaaaaataaaatatttctaATTTCTGTCTTATTTCTTGACATTTCTACACTTACATATAAAaagaacatacagtaccagtcaaaagtttggacacatctactcattcaaggttttttctttgttttgactattttctacattgtagaaaaatagtgaagacatcaaaactatgaaatgacacattgaatcatgtagtaaccaaagaatgtgttaaacaaatcaaaatatattttagattcaaagtagccaccctttgccttgatgacagctttgcacactcttggcattctctcaaccagcttcacctggaatgcttttccaacagtcttgaaggagttcccacatatgctgagcacttgttggctgcttttgcttcactctgcggtccaactcatcccaaaccatctcatttgggttgaggtcaggtgattgtggaggccaagtcatctgatgcagcactccatccctctccttcttggtcaaatagcccctacacagcctggaggtgtgttgggtcattgtccagttgaaaaacaaatgatagtcccactaaacgtaaaccagatgggatggtataTTGCTGCATAATGTTGTGGTAGCCGTGCTGGTTAattgtgcattgaattctaaataaatcacagacagtgtcaccagcaaagctccCCCACCTCCATGCTtgacggtgggaaccacacatgtggagatcatctgttcacctactctgcgtctcaaagacacggcggttggaacccaaaatctcaaatttggactcatcagaccaaagaacagatttccaccggtttaatgtctattgctcgtgtttcttggcccaagcaagtctcttcttattattggtgtctgtcagtagtggtttctttgcagaaatttaaccatggcctgattcacgcagtctcctctgaacagttgatgttgagatgtgtcagttacttgaactcttgaagtatttatttgggctggaaTATCTGAGACCTGTAACtcaaattaacttatcctctgcagcagaggtaactctgttgCGGACCTTCCTGTCTTAgtgatgatggactgtcgtttctcttattattattagaGCTGTTctagccataatatggacttggtcttttagcaaatagggctattttctgtgtaccacatcttgtcacaacacaactgattggctcaaatgcattaagaaggaaagaaattccacaaatgaacttttgacAAGGCCCACCTGTCAATTGAAACGTATTCCAGGTAttccacctcatgaagctggttgagagaatgccaaaagtgtgcaaagctgtcatccaggcaaaAGGTGGCCActtagaagaatctcaaatataaaatattttttgaattgtgtaacacttttttggttactacatgattccatgtgttatttcataggtttgatgtcttcactattattctacaatgtataaaatagtcaaagtaaagaaaaacccttgaatgagtatgtcacgatcgtcgtagtgaggagaccaaagcgcagcgtgattagaatacatactttttaatgaatgacgaagaacacttaactatataaaacaacaaaccgaacgtgaagctatataatactagtgcagacacaggcaactagacatagacaataacccacggcagccatcttctttgggtatttctaaatatggttcccaatcagagacaacgataaacacctgcctctaattgagaaccaatctaggcaaccatagacatacataaacacctagatgataaacaaccccaataaacctacaaaacccctagacagtacaaaaacacatacatcacccatgtcacaccctgacctaaccaaaatatataaataaaacaaagaatactcaggtcagggcgtgacagagtaggtgtgtccaaacttatgactagtacagtagttcaaAAAAATAGTTGCGTGTTTTTAAAGGATGAACTTTTGGGTTGTTGTTTCAGTAATTTTTTCTACCTCTGTACAGTATTTACTCAGTCAATCCTGATCTGATACACAGAGTTATCATGACATTTTCTGTTCCAGGACCCGAACTGGTACAAAGCCAAGAACACAGCAGGTCAAGAAGGCACCATCCCAGCTAACTATGTCCAGAAGAGGGAAGGGGTGAAGCAAGGGGGCAAGCTGAGTCTAATGccgtcagtacagtacagtcatcgTAGCCTGGTTAAAGCAGACTGAATCCTTAAAAACATTGCTCATCACTCCATGTTGTACTGAAATTACTTCCCATAAATACACtgcctgtgttgtgttgttacaTTACTTACCAGTAGTGTAGTAACAAAATAAAGATATGGGAGTCAGGAGTACCTTTTAGGTTCAATAGTCAATAAAAaaataggaacagtgggttaactgccttgttcaggagcagaacgacagatttttacctcgtcagctcggggattcgatctagcaacctttcggttactgccccaagctctaaccaataggctacctgccgccccgaagTTACTAGGGTATAGTTCAGGGCTCgccaaccttgttcctggagagctatccaCCTGTAGGTTGCTCCAACCCCAGTAACTAACCTGATTCCGCTTATCAACCTGCTAATTATtcgaatcaggtgtgctagattagggttggattgaaaacctacaggacaataGCTTtcgaggaacagggttggagagccctggctcTAGTTCAAGTTTATTATGCCATTTCTAGGTATTGAAATACACACATAGGAATGTGTTTTTGTAAGAGCTCTCAACAATTAAAGCATAAAAACAGTCTGAAGTACCTGTATAACATAAAGGTGAAAGCACTCTATGAAACAAATAAGAAAGTGCTCAGGTTAGGTGACACCATGAGTTGCAGTTTACAGTTCAGAGTATAGTGACTGTGATACTAAATCTGGTTGAAAGTGTTTGTTTTTCAGGATGTTTCTGTGTGGTTGTAGAGTACAGATAGGCTATTTGTCGTGGCAGTGAAGCCACTGTTATGTGAATATAAACCACAGTTGGGCTGAGTCCTGGCTCTGTCTGACTGCATCCCTGTAATTGTAGCTAGTGCTCTTCTGTGTCCGTTTCAGCTCTCATGTGTGTGCACTGCCGGGGGGGGGGGCAGTCGGGTTCTCAACATCCTGTTAGTTaggatagtagaatacacaaggtgaaaTTTCTAAATTGAATAGTGCATTAAGTTTTcttcttgttatgtcagtcactgacaatcACTCAATTAGCTAACATTTTATACATTTCTAgttaagttagtctagccagctatctaatcCATAAGCAGTAATCATGGCCAAGTTACTAACCTGGCACGCAAGTCATATGAACATGGCACAAGTCATGGCAAAAATGCAGGAAATTGGCTTTAAATTTAGCTTAGAGCCCTCAAAAAgctagaaatgtgtgtgtgttcagttctgCAGTGCTGTGTGTGCACTGCACGATTTCCTGCTGGATCTTGAAATCTCCCGCATTCAGCCACATGCCTAAGTTCTAagaaagtgtgtgtttgtgtgtctgcacacgtatgtttttttcactaattggtatttttaccaatcagatcagctgttTTGCCAAGACTCTTTTTAGACTTATTattagtgttagtgatagacGTATTATCTTTTTAGACATATTAGTGTTAGTgattgcggtgtgtgtgtgtgctgtaaaaGCACATTGTGACAACTGTTGATGTAAAATCGTCTTTATAAACAAATGTGATTGATTAATTAATCCCCATTCACCCCTCCAGATGGTTCCATGGTAAGATAACTAGGGAGCAGGCTGAGTGTCTCCTGATCCCCCCAGAGATGGGTCTGTACCTTGTGAGGGAGAGCACCAACTACCCTGGGGACTATACTCTGTGTGTGAGTTGTGACGGCAAGGTGGAGCACTACCGCATTGTCTACAAGGAGGGAAAGCTCAGCATCGACGAGGAGGCGTTCTTCGAGAACCTTATGCAGCTTGTTGAGGTGGGtggtggggagagacaggggtggaggggagaaatAAAATGAAATAGTTATCTTCGGGCCAGTTTCCCAGTCACAGATTAAGTCTATTCCTGGGCTTCATTAAAGATTCTCTATTGCGCATGCTTTTTAGTCAAGCAGTTCATTAATCAGGATCTGGGATTTgtcccttcttggtcaaataaagCTGTCTATTATTTTACAACCAGAGTGTGTGAGCCATACAAATGGTGTGACCAAGTGTATACAGAGTTGATTTCTCTGTTAGCTACTGTACGTGCTCTGGCCTCTGCAACTGTTCCCTCAtcagagccacacacacagtTCCTGGAACAAATACACTGTACAGGAAGTGACAAAGAGGAAGTGATAGCGGCAGGCTCCAGATCATTTCACCTGAAGACACCCGGCAGCCGGGTTATACTTTCAaaaccatcctctctcttccttcatccATCTGGCGGCACTCTATACATTAACTCAGTTTTGGAGTCATTTTGTTGGTCTCAAAAAAGCATGTCAGTTATTAAAGCCTACGAGGTGTTGTTGAcatgcattttttaaaatttgacCTCTGATTATATTTTTATCCATGCTGCCCTCTGTTGGTTACGGCTAGTATGCTGAATGAGTCCATTAAAAATAGAATGTATCAATTGTACCTTTGAAACGAAGACCCATATGCATTTTTGTTCCATTTTCATGTATTCAGTTATCCAGTTCAGTTAAATGTTGATGATGTCATCAATATTGGCAATCTTTCCCTTTCTTGGCCTATGTTATTGACCCAcgttttctctccctgtcctcagcACTATACCAAAGATGCAGACGGTCTCTGCACCAAACTGATCAAGCCGAAGCTGGAGGAGGGTACTGTGGCGGCCCAGGATGAGTTCTCCAGGAGCGGCTGGGCTCTCAACAGGAAGGAAATCAATATCCACCAGTCCATTGGGAAAGGAGAGTTTGGAGGCAAGTGGCTTTGTGAAAACGAGTGACTGTAGCTGTGTATAAATAGGTTTTATCGATGATGACTCTGTTGTAACCAGTTCGAGGCAGTCTTCTCCAGCTTAATCCACCTCATTCCGGTTCTCTTGGAGTGTGTGAATATGGCTTAGTAAATTCTCTCATTCTCACTCACATGTTTCTCTTTCCCTCAGATGTGAAGGTGGGAGACTACAGAGGGACCAAAGTAGCGGTGAAGTGTATCAAACACGATGCTACAGCACAGGCCTTCATCGCTGAAGCTTCAGTCATGACGTAAGTCAGAGCCCGAACCAAACTTCTGTTACATGTTCCCTTTCAGTCAGTCAACTTCAGTACAACACACTATGGGTAGTCGCACCCTCGCGACTTCAATTAAAGAATGAAAATCACGCCTGACAAGGCCAATGGAATCTGCGCCTCTTGAAAGCCCCGCCTTCCACAGGTGATAAGCGTGAGACTCGGATTCTTTCAATTATTCCGCTTTTTACCTCGATGTAAGCAGGAATGATTCACACTACTAAAACTAACAATTGGAACAAGAGACTATCTTATGTGGTAAACTGCCCCTTCATGGTAGAGCATGCTCACCTCCTGGAAATTAGGTGCTGAAGTTTGTATGGTTCTCATAGTTTCCTAATCACAAACAATTAGTTATTCTCTGGCTTGCTTGGCCTGGCTATAGCAATACGTTAGATGGCTAAGGAAACGACGAAGGCTAACAAGCCTTATTTGGGTTTGTGACAATGCCCAAATGAATAAAAAGATACAAGACAACAAAAGTGAGTATGTCTCGGCTCGGTGCATACTCTGGCTGCCCTCACACAAATCAGTTTGTGTGCGGGACTAGGGGACGGCTGAGACATACAAGTGCCCGTACATCGGCTGAGTCTGAGTTGCGGGACGCAGAGATGGATTAAGGCGTTGGTCAGGTCAAATGTCTCCCTGCTCCTGTGAACTCTGTCGCCGGTTATGGGAGGCGACTCGAAGAGAGAGGGCAGGCAGGTTCTGTGGGTATCCTCCCACCGCCTGTGTCTGCCATGGTTAAGCACTGTTTGCCTCTCTTCCCAGACTTATTGCTGAAGGATCTGGTCCTACGTAGACTTTCGAGACCAGGCTAGCTAACAAGCGATGCATAGCGTGCTAGCCAGGTTAACTAACTTGCAGAGTTAACTGTGGAGTTGCTGGGGTAGCTCTCTTGTTTAATATATGTAGCGTTAAGTCGCTTGGTTATTCTAAACGGACTGTGCTGAGGTCAAAGAGGCTAGCTAGCCTAGCTTAGATTAAAAAAAGCCTCATCATGGCTAATTAAGTTTACTAGCAACCCCTGTCCTATTTTAAATTCCTGGAGTTGGATGGAGTGGAGAAAGCAGGTTTGGCAAGCAACGCCAAAGATTTGGTTCCTGAGAGGGCCAATCTGATGGCTAGAGGGTTACCTCCGGACATTACTGCTCCTGTTCAGTCCGCTAGGGCTCCCGCCACAAGGGGTCTGTATGTGTATACGTGGCAAGCATTTGAGCTCTGGTTCCAAGATaaagcggaaatggaggaaaactcgcctccctgcggacctggcatcctttcactccctcctctctacattttcctcttctgtcgctgctgctaaagccactttctaccactctaaattccaagcatctgcctctaaccctaggaagctctttgccaccttctcctccctcctgaatcctcctccccctccccccccctcctccctctctgcagatgacttcgtcaaccattttgaaaagaaggtcgacgacatccgatcctcgtttgctaagtcaaacgacaccgctggttctgctcacactgccctaccctgtgctctgacctctttctcccctctctctccagatgaaatctcgcgtcttgtgacggccggccgcccaacaacctgcccgcttgaccctatcccctcctctcttctccagaccatttccggagaccttctcccttacctcacctcgctcatcaactcatccctgaccgctggctacgtcccttccgtcttcaagagagcgagagttgcaccccttctgaaaaaacctacactcgatccctccgatgtcaacaactacagaccagtatcccttctttcttttctctccaaaagtcttgaacgtgccgtccttggccagctctccgctatctctctcagaatgaccttcttgatccaaatcagtcaggtttcaagactagtcattcaactgagactgctcttctctgtatcacggaggcgctccgcactgctaaagcta
This is a stretch of genomic DNA from Oncorhynchus nerka isolate Pitt River linkage group LG25, Oner_Uvic_2.0, whole genome shotgun sequence. It encodes these proteins:
- the LOC115109732 gene encoding tyrosine-protein kinase CSK-like, with protein sequence MSEPQTPTWPQGTECVAKYNFKGTTEQDLPFNKGDVLTIIVVTKDPNWYKAKNTAGQEGTIPANYVQKREGVKQGGKLSLMPWFHGKITREQAECLLIPPEMGLYLVRESTNYPGDYTLCVSCDGKVEHYRIVYKEGKLSIDEEAFFENLMQLVEHYTKDADGLCTKLIKPKLEEGTVAAQDEFSRSGWALNRKEINIHQSIGKGEFGDVKVGDYRGTKVAVKCIKHDATAQAFIAEASVMTQLRHNNLVQLLGVIVEEKGSLFIVTEYMAKGSLVDYLRSRGRTVLGGDSLLKFSVDVCEAMEYLEANNFVHRDLAARNVLVSDDNIAKVSDFGLTKEASSNQDTAKLPIKWTSPEALREKKFSTKSDVWSYGILLWEIYSFGRVPYPRIPLKDVVPRVEKGYKMDAPDGCPEVVYEVMKQCWTLDPLVRPCFRVLREKLQHILAKELYL